Sequence from the Saccharopolyspora pogona genome:
CCTAACCGTACGTGATCGATTCTGGGCTTCTCAGCCGAATTATCCCATCCAGCTCACGACCTGGGTAGGTCTCGCGTTTTGGAATCATGCCAGGCGCCTTCACACGTCGACTGAGCCTTGAGAGCAGTCACGGAGCGGGTACGCATAATTACGAGAACCTCGGCGCACCTCCAGTCCTGGGCGTGCCCGCGAGTTGATCCGTGCAGGTCAACAGCCATCGGCGTATGACGGGCTTACCGTCCGGCGTGATCGCGTCTCCTGCTGGTCCGCTTTGTCAACTCGCTGCCGCCCACGTCTTTGCTGCCCTGCAACGCTGGCCGATGACCGACCGCGAGAAAGACCGGAAATACCACCCTCCGTCACCAACTCGCCACCGTGTGCCATGATCAGTGACCAGGAAACCTGAAACAGACCAAAGTGAGTCGGTCCCCCTAAACAGCTTGCCCTCCGGGGCAGCCCGTTGCCGCCACGGGGGTTCCTCCGGTTTCGTTTCGGGGGCACGTACACCAGTTGGCTTGTTTCCGTTGCCGCACACCGAGTTCGCTCGCAACGCCGCCGCAGCGCCTTACGGGTCACGGCGCCACCCGGTCAACGCGCACAACTGGTCCGAGATCGCGGCCTTGCCGGTCTCGGATGCTGACCGGTAGCGCGTGACGCTCTGCCTGTCACCGCCTGACGCTGACCCATCGTCCAATCCCATCAGCGCGATGAGCCACCCCTACCACCGCGGATCGGCGACATGCCGGTACGCGGGCATCCGTCCGTGAGGCAACGACTCATCCACGCGGGCGTTTTCGAAGAGCCCACGCGTGACATTGACTTGACCACGTCCTCCAGTACTATGGAAGGTTGAACTAGATTCTCTGGTGGTTCTGATGGTCAGTGTGTCGGGCGGTCTGCCGGGGGAACCGACGAGCTTTGTGGGCCGACGGCAGGCTGTGGCGGAAGTTAAGCGATTGATGTCAGCGTCGCGGTTGGTAACGTTGACTGGTGCTGGCGGCGTGGGTAAGTCGCGGCTCGCGTTGCGGGTAGCTCGGGATGTTCGGCGGGCTTTCCCGCAAGGGGCGTGGTTGATCGAGTTAGCGAAGCTGCAGGACCCATCGTTGCTGTATCACGCCCTATTTGAGGCGTTGGAGTTGCGTAACCGTTCGACGCGCGCGTTGGACGCGGTGTTGATCGAGTACTTGGTGGATAAGCGTCTGCTTCTCGTTTTGGATAACTGCGAGCATCTGCTCGATGCCTGCAGCGAGCTCGTCAGCAGGCTGCTGCCCGCTGCCCCCGGCGTGCGAGTTTTGGTCACCAGCCGGCACTCACTGGATGTGGCGGGCGAGCACGTGTGGCCGGTGCCGTCCTTGTCGGTGCCCGATGTGACCAGCACGAACAACAATGGCGAACTGACGGGCAACGACCCACGGCAGGGCTCACAGTACGAGTCGCTGGCATTGTTTGAGGAACGTGCTACCGCGGTGCTGCCCGGTTTCGAGCTGAGTGGGGATAACGAGATTGCCGTGACGCGGCTGTGTCAGCGGTTGGATGGTTTGCCATTAGCTATCGAGTTGGCCGCCGTGCAGATGCGAGTGTTGTCGGTAGAGGAAATTGTGGCCCGGTTGGAGGACCGGTACCGACTACTGACGAGCGGCAATCGAGGCGCTTTGCCTCGCCACCAGACGTTGCGGGCAGCAGTGGAGTGGAGTTTCGATCTATGCTCGGAGCAGGAGCGGGTCTTGTGGGCTCGGTTGTCGGTGTTCGCCGGGGGATTCGATCTGCAGGCCGCGGAAAGCGTCTGCGCGGATGAGGGAATGAACGCGCAGGACGTGTTCACCGGAGTGGCGGGGCTGGTGCAAAAGTCGGTTCTTACTCGCGAGAAGGGAATAGGCTCTCCGGCGCGGTATCGGATGTTGGAGACGATTCGACAGTTTGGACACGAGCGGCTTGTCGACAACGGCAAGGAATTGATAGTGCGCCGCCAACACCGGGATCACTATTTTCGTTTCGCGGAGCAGCTTTACGCCGGTTGCTTCGGCCCCGATCAGAAGCAGTGGAGCCAACGTCTCAGACTCGATAGAGCTAACCTTTGGAGGGCACTCGACTTTTGCCTGACTGAACCGGGCGAATCCCGCGCCGCGATACGCATGGCAGCGGCACTATGGTATTACTGGATCGCGTGCGGTTGCCTGCGTGACGGACGTTACTGGCTGGGACGAGCACTCGCGAAACATACGCAGCCCGACCGGGACCGCGCCTGGGCGCTCTGTATTAATGGCTATATTGCCGGCCTGCAAGGGGACATCGCGCAGAGCATCGTGCTTCTCGACGAGAGTTGTGCACTAGCACGCCAGAGCGGCGACGAACGGGTGCTGGCGCATGCGACGCAGTTCTTGGGCATGACCTACCTGTTGAAAGGTGATCTCGCGACCGCGACGACGATGTGGGACCGGTCACTCGCCGAGCATCGGGCGTTGGACGAACTGAACTGCCTTACCGGTATTGCATACATTCACCGATCGTTGGCCGCCGCCTGCCTAGGGGATCTCGACAGTGCTACCGATATCTTCCGCGAGTGTCAGAAATTCTGCGCAGCGCATGGCGAGCAATGGGTAATGTCCTGGGCTCTGTGGGCGATTTCCTTTGCTCGGTTGATCGACGGCGACCTCAGCGAAGCACGCGCACGCATACGGGAGGCGCTTGGGATCATGCAGAATCTCGATGATCTGCTGGGCCAGCCGGCTTGTCTCGACGTGGCGGCCGTGATCAGCGCTGCTGAAGGCGACGTCACACAATTTGCGCGGCTGCTTGGAGCAAGCGACGCGATGTGGCGGCCGATCGGTAACCCTCGGTTCGGCTTCTACGCCTTTAATGAGCTATACGCGGAATGTGAAACGCGGGCTCGGAGATCACTCGGGGATAGTGCGTTTGATGCTGCTTATGAACAGGGCGCGCAGTTGACTATTCGTCGTGCCGTCGGTGAGGCCCTCGGTGAGAAAACGAAGCCGTCCACAACGGTTT
This genomic interval carries:
- a CDS encoding LuxR C-terminal-related transcriptional regulator yields the protein MVSVSGGLPGEPTSFVGRRQAVAEVKRLMSASRLVTLTGAGGVGKSRLALRVARDVRRAFPQGAWLIELAKLQDPSLLYHALFEALELRNRSTRALDAVLIEYLVDKRLLLVLDNCEHLLDACSELVSRLLPAAPGVRVLVTSRHSLDVAGEHVWPVPSLSVPDVTSTNNNGELTGNDPRQGSQYESLALFEERATAVLPGFELSGDNEIAVTRLCQRLDGLPLAIELAAVQMRVLSVEEIVARLEDRYRLLTSGNRGALPRHQTLRAAVEWSFDLCSEQERVLWARLSVFAGGFDLQAAESVCADEGMNAQDVFTGVAGLVQKSVLTREKGIGSPARYRMLETIRQFGHERLVDNGKELIVRRQHRDHYFRFAEQLYAGCFGPDQKQWSQRLRLDRANLWRALDFCLTEPGESRAAIRMAAALWYYWIACGCLRDGRYWLGRALAKHTQPDRDRAWALCINGYIAGLQGDIAQSIVLLDESCALARQSGDERVLAHATQFLGMTYLLKGDLATATTMWDRSLAEHRALDELNCLTGIAYIHRSLAAACLGDLDSATDIFRECQKFCAAHGEQWVMSWALWAISFARLIDGDLSEARARIREALGIMQNLDDLLGQPACLDVAAVISAAEGDVTQFARLLGASDAMWRPIGNPRFGFYAFNELYAECETRARRSLGDSAFDAAYEQGAQLTIRRAVGEALGEKTKPSTTVSAPAASAEPSLTRRERETAMLVAKGMSNKGIAEQLVISPRTVESHVEHILVKLGFNTRTQIATWVRQKF